The proteins below come from a single Tsuneonella deserti genomic window:
- the queF gene encoding preQ(1) synthase codes for MSDTPDTIHLGYHSELPGCPDEAALDYVPNPRQGALYLVRFAAPEFTSLCPVTGQPDFAHLVIDYAPGETIVESKSLKLFLASFRNHCGFHEDVTVGIGQRLVEEMRPRWLRIGGYWYPRGGIPIDVFWQTGAPPEGLWVPDQGVASYRGRG; via the coding sequence ATGAGCGACACACCCGATACGATCCACCTGGGCTACCATAGCGAACTGCCCGGATGCCCCGACGAGGCCGCGCTCGATTACGTGCCCAACCCGCGCCAGGGCGCGCTCTACCTCGTGCGCTTCGCCGCGCCTGAATTCACCTCGCTCTGCCCGGTCACCGGCCAGCCGGATTTCGCTCACCTCGTCATCGATTACGCCCCCGGGGAGACGATCGTCGAATCCAAGAGCCTCAAGCTCTTTCTTGCCAGCTTCCGCAACCATTGCGGTTTTCACGAGGACGTGACGGTCGGCATCGGCCAGCGGCTGGTGGAAGAGATGCGCCCGCGCTGGTTGCGCATCGGCGGCTACTGGTATCCGCGCGGGGGCATTCCCATCGACGTGTTCTGGCAGACCGGCGCTCCGCCCGAGGGTCTGTGGGTGCCCGACCAGGGCGTCGCTTCCTACAGGGGAAGAGGATGA
- the sseA gene encoding 3-mercaptopyruvate sulfurtransferase produces MDSLVSTEWLARELGAADLKVIDASSHLPAVGRNAGEEFAAGHIPGALFLDLAGLKDAGSSVPNALPTAQQFAQRMTALGISADDRVVIYDDSDVKTSSRAWFILRMNGLRNIAILDGGLGKWKAEGRPLESGASAAGQAREVEASGDWSRVRTKAEMLANIDSGAEQVIDARDAGRFTAETADAIHGLAGGHIPGARNLFFRDLLNPDGTFRSDDELRAAFERAGIDLSRPIVTSCGSGVTASVLLFALHRLGVDDAALYDGSWSEWGADPSTPKESGAAA; encoded by the coding sequence ATGGACAGTCTCGTAAGCACGGAGTGGCTCGCCAGGGAACTTGGCGCAGCCGATCTCAAGGTAATCGACGCCTCCTCGCACCTGCCCGCCGTGGGCCGCAACGCGGGCGAGGAATTCGCCGCGGGGCACATTCCCGGCGCGCTTTTCCTCGACCTCGCCGGCCTGAAGGATGCGGGCTCGAGCGTCCCGAACGCCTTGCCCACCGCGCAGCAGTTCGCACAGCGCATGACGGCGCTCGGCATTTCCGCTGACGACCGCGTGGTCATCTACGACGACAGCGACGTAAAGACGTCCAGCAGGGCGTGGTTCATCCTGCGCATGAACGGGCTGCGAAACATCGCCATCCTCGATGGCGGACTGGGGAAGTGGAAAGCCGAAGGCCGGCCCCTCGAAAGCGGTGCTTCAGCCGCCGGCCAGGCACGCGAAGTCGAGGCGAGCGGCGACTGGAGCCGGGTGCGCACCAAGGCCGAAATGCTGGCCAACATCGACAGCGGCGCGGAGCAGGTGATCGACGCACGCGATGCGGGTCGGTTCACGGCAGAAACCGCCGATGCGATCCACGGCCTTGCCGGAGGGCACATTCCCGGCGCGCGGAACCTGTTCTTCCGCGACCTGCTGAACCCGGACGGTACGTTCCGTTCCGATGACGAGCTTCGCGCCGCCTTCGAACGCGCCGGCATCGACCTGTCGCGCCCGATCGTGACGAGCTGCGGCAGCGGGGTGACGGCCTCGGTCCTGCTGTTCGCGCTCCATCGGCTCGGCGTCGACGACGCCGCGCTCTATGATGGCAGCTGGAGCGAATGGGGCGCCGATCCCTCGACCCCGAAAGAAAGCGGAGCGGCCGCCTGA
- the metC gene encoding cystathionine beta-lyase, with protein sequence MAKRNAHGRGTRLVEAGRRVEWTGPVVNPPVWRASTHLYADTAALDECKHHNADGHFFYGRRGAPTQWALADALTSLESGAVGTVLYPSGVAAIAGALLAVLKPGDVLLVTDNAYEPTRAMARGLLARMGIEARFFDPLDLAAFPERFCERTKAVMLESPGSLTMEVCDVPALAAAARERGAATIMDNTWAGPLGFQPLAHGCDISVMSLTKHVGGHSDLMMGSASAGEKWHARLRQTAQALGHVVSPDDASLALRGLRTMGVRLERSTASALAIAQWLRQRAEVAHVLCPMLPCSPGHDLWQRDFTGGCGLLSFVLAGSDEPARSRFIDALELFGIGFSWGGFESLVTPFDPAPIRSRTNWPPPGWQQADRLGVRLSIGLEDTADLVADLDRAFAAMEPR encoded by the coding sequence ATGGCGAAGAGGAACGCGCACGGACGCGGCACCCGCCTGGTCGAAGCCGGCCGCCGGGTCGAGTGGACCGGCCCGGTCGTCAACCCGCCGGTGTGGCGGGCGAGCACGCACCTCTATGCCGACACCGCCGCGCTCGACGAGTGCAAGCACCACAATGCCGACGGGCATTTCTTCTACGGCCGGCGCGGCGCGCCGACCCAGTGGGCGTTGGCCGACGCGTTGACGAGCCTCGAAAGCGGCGCCGTGGGAACGGTGCTCTACCCCAGCGGGGTCGCCGCGATCGCCGGCGCGCTGCTGGCGGTGCTCAAGCCAGGCGACGTGCTGCTCGTGACCGACAATGCCTATGAGCCGACCCGCGCCATGGCTCGCGGGCTGCTCGCCCGCATGGGAATAGAGGCGCGGTTCTTCGATCCGCTCGACCTTGCCGCTTTTCCGGAACGGTTCTGCGAGCGCACGAAGGCGGTCATGCTGGAAAGCCCCGGCAGCCTGACCATGGAAGTGTGCGACGTACCAGCGCTCGCGGCGGCCGCCCGCGAAAGGGGCGCGGCAACGATCATGGACAATACCTGGGCCGGCCCGCTCGGCTTCCAGCCGCTCGCGCACGGGTGCGACATTTCGGTGATGAGCCTGACCAAGCACGTCGGCGGGCATTCGGACTTGATGATGGGCTCGGCCTCGGCGGGCGAGAAGTGGCACGCGCGGCTGCGGCAGACTGCCCAGGCGCTGGGCCACGTCGTTTCGCCCGACGACGCTTCGCTGGCCCTGCGCGGTTTGCGCACGATGGGGGTTCGCCTGGAGCGCAGCACCGCCAGCGCGCTGGCGATTGCTCAATGGCTGCGGCAGCGCGCCGAGGTGGCGCACGTCCTGTGCCCGATGCTGCCCTGCTCGCCGGGGCATGACCTGTGGCAGCGCGATTTCACCGGCGGTTGCGGCCTGCTGAGCTTCGTCCTCGCCGGCAGCGACGAACCGGCCCGTTCACGGTTCATCGACGCGCTCGAGCTGTTCGGGATCGGTTTCAGCTGGGGCGGGTTTGAAAGCCTTGTGACGCCCTTCGATCCCGCGCCCATTCGCTCGCGAACGAATTGGCCGCCACCGGGCTGGCAGCAAGCCGACCGGCTGGGCGTGCGCCTCTCGATCGGGCTGGAGGATACCGCCGATCTGGTCGCCGACCTCGACCGCGCCTTCGCGGCGATGGAGCCACGCTGA
- a CDS encoding mechanosensitive ion channel family protein — protein MQARAAGAENEIHAADGLKQAVAEKSHTAAGMVETLDDLAIDLGHSRVSLWDALVFVTIIVGVLVAAWFLSRGARHLLRRMTRLDTTQRLLAEKLVTIAVWALAILVGIDILGIDLTALAVFSGAFGLAIGFGLQKTFGNLIAGIILLMDRSIKPGDVIAIADAAGNSTFGQIRKIGIRAVSLTTRDQKEYLIPNENLMVNQVENWSYSSRNVRVQVPIGIGYNSDIELAEKLMLEAAKGAKRVLTTPPPVVWLEKFGDSSIDFRIHCWINDPEEGVGNVRSAVLKRLWVLFRDNGIEIPFPQRDVNLKDSAQLRQLVAALERRAGIAAGEPEA, from the coding sequence ATGCAGGCCCGCGCCGCCGGGGCGGAAAACGAGATCCATGCCGCGGACGGACTGAAGCAGGCGGTGGCGGAAAAAAGCCACACCGCCGCCGGCATGGTCGAGACTCTCGACGACCTGGCGATCGACCTCGGCCATTCGCGCGTCTCGCTGTGGGACGCGCTGGTGTTCGTCACCATCATCGTCGGTGTCCTCGTCGCGGCGTGGTTCCTGAGCCGCGGCGCCCGCCATCTGCTGCGGCGGATGACGCGGCTCGATACCACCCAGCGGCTGCTCGCCGAAAAGCTCGTCACCATCGCCGTCTGGGCGCTGGCCATTCTCGTCGGGATCGATATCCTCGGGATCGACCTGACCGCGCTGGCGGTGTTTTCGGGCGCGTTCGGCCTCGCGATCGGATTCGGCCTGCAGAAGACCTTCGGCAACCTGATCGCCGGGATCATCCTGCTGATGGACCGCTCGATCAAGCCGGGTGACGTAATCGCCATTGCCGATGCGGCGGGCAATTCCACCTTCGGCCAGATCCGCAAGATCGGCATCCGCGCCGTCTCGCTGACCACGCGCGATCAGAAAGAATACCTGATCCCGAACGAGAACCTGATGGTCAATCAGGTGGAGAACTGGTCGTATTCCTCAAGGAACGTGCGGGTCCAGGTGCCGATCGGGATTGGCTACAATTCCGACATCGAGTTGGCCGAAAAGCTTATGCTGGAGGCCGCGAAGGGCGCAAAGCGGGTGCTCACCACCCCTCCCCCCGTCGTCTGGCTGGAGAAATTCGGGGACAGCTCGATCGACTTCCGCATCCACTGCTGGATCAACGATCCCGAAGAAGGTGTCGGGAACGTCCGCTCGGCAGTGCTCAAGAGGTTGTGGGTGCTGTTCAGGGACAACGGCATCGAGATCCCCTTCCCCCAGCGTGACGTGAACCTGAAGGACAGCGCGCAGCTGCGCCAGCTGGTGGCCGCCCTCGAACGGAGGGCAGGCATCGCGGCAGGCGAGCCGGAAGCCTAG
- the cobA gene encoding uroporphyrinogen-III C-methyltransferase → MKKTGTVYLVGAGPGDPDLLTLRAARLLEHAELVVHDGLVDPAVLALAPPAAELVSVAKSRARHTLAQDQINALLVREARAGRDVVRLKGGDPLVFGRGGEEAEACRFAGVPVEIVPGISAANGAAAAAQITLTHRDASSVVSFVAGQCKGLAEQDWAGLADKGRTLVIYMGVKTAPQIAEKLMGDGLAPDMPVAVIENACRPEMRVLRGPLAALPDLVVRERVKSPALIVIGEVTAREDAVVAQLMETMA, encoded by the coding sequence ATGAAGAAAACAGGCACCGTCTATCTTGTCGGCGCGGGTCCGGGCGACCCGGATCTGCTGACGCTGCGCGCCGCGCGGCTGCTCGAACACGCGGAGCTGGTCGTTCACGACGGGCTCGTCGATCCCGCCGTGCTGGCGTTGGCTCCTCCGGCGGCGGAGCTCGTCTCCGTGGCCAAGAGCCGCGCGCGGCACACGCTGGCGCAGGACCAGATTAATGCGTTGCTGGTGCGCGAGGCGCGCGCCGGGCGCGATGTGGTGCGGTTGAAGGGCGGCGATCCGCTGGTCTTCGGGCGCGGTGGAGAGGAAGCCGAAGCCTGTCGCTTCGCCGGCGTGCCGGTCGAGATCGTTCCCGGCATCAGCGCCGCCAACGGCGCCGCCGCCGCCGCGCAGATCACGCTTACGCATCGCGACGCATCCAGCGTGGTCAGCTTCGTCGCCGGCCAGTGCAAGGGCCTGGCCGAACAGGACTGGGCGGGCCTTGCCGACAAGGGCCGCACGCTCGTCATCTACATGGGCGTCAAGACCGCGCCGCAGATCGCTGAAAAGCTCATGGGCGATGGCCTCGCGCCGGACATGCCGGTGGCTGTAATCGAGAACGCCTGCCGCCCCGAGATGCGCGTGCTCCGCGGGCCACTCGCAGCCCTACCCGATCTTGTCGTGCGCGAACGCGTGAAGAGCCCGGCGCTGATCGTGATCGGCGAAGTGACCGCGCGCGAGGATGCCGTCGTCGCGCAGCTGATGGAGACCATGGCATGA
- a CDS encoding DUF2849 domain-containing protein gives MRIITGNDLKSGAVTWWTGYDWSLHVEDAVDAGDQAEAIMARETATCRVNNPYIIEGEKTADGVRPAHIKDRIRALGPTVRPDLTLKPADPEAREWVI, from the coding sequence ATGAGGATCATCACCGGGAACGACCTGAAGTCCGGCGCGGTGACGTGGTGGACCGGCTACGACTGGTCGCTCCATGTCGAGGACGCGGTCGACGCCGGCGACCAAGCCGAAGCGATCATGGCCCGCGAAACCGCGACCTGCCGGGTCAACAATCCCTACATCATCGAAGGCGAGAAGACCGCCGACGGCGTGCGCCCCGCGCATATCAAGGACCGCATCCGGGCACTCGGGCCGACCGTGCGCCCGGACCTGACGCTCAAGCCCGCCGACCCCGAAGCCCGTGAATGGGTGATCTGA
- a CDS encoding nitrite/sulfite reductase, whose protein sequence is MYRYDKYDQAMVDTRVEEFREQVRRRIEGKMDDDQFKPLRLKNGLYLQLHAYMLRVAVPYGTLNSAQMRTLADIARRYDRGYGHFTTRQNIQYNWIKLAEAPDILADLAEVEMHAIQTSGESIRNVSSDHYAGATADEVIDPRPWAEMLRQMTTFMPEFSYLPRKFKIAVIASAEDRVALRWHDFALRIVRNAAGEIGFEVFLGGGMGRTPFIAYRSREFLPANQIFSYLQAVLRVWNRHARRDNIHKQRMKILVHDLGQEEFTRQVEEAFQHFLSLGEDFPQAEYDRIAAYFEPPAFEQGLSDEIDLSDPAFAAWVKQQVVAHKAPGYAIANISLKPVGGIPGDISAEQMELVADLAERFSLDELRSTHAQNLVLPHVRKADLHTVWQALVSAGLADANLDLVTDVIACPGLDYCSLANARSIPVAQKIVERFADAGRQADIGELKIKVSGCINACGHHHAGNIGILGVDRKGSESYQLLLGGSGDEDTTQAKIAGPGFDEDGIVDAVERAVEHYRVIREGGERFIDTYRRVGMEGFKEAIYG, encoded by the coding sequence ATGTACCGCTACGACAAATACGACCAGGCGATGGTCGACACCCGTGTCGAGGAATTCCGCGAACAGGTCCGCCGCCGCATCGAAGGCAAGATGGACGACGACCAGTTCAAGCCGCTGCGGCTGAAGAACGGGCTCTATCTCCAGCTCCACGCATACATGCTGCGTGTCGCCGTCCCGTACGGCACGCTCAATTCGGCGCAGATGCGCACGCTGGCTGACATCGCGAGGCGGTATGACCGTGGCTACGGCCATTTCACCACCCGGCAGAACATCCAGTACAACTGGATCAAGCTGGCCGAGGCGCCCGACATTCTCGCCGATCTGGCGGAGGTCGAGATGCACGCGATCCAGACCAGCGGGGAATCGATCCGCAACGTATCGTCCGATCATTATGCCGGAGCCACCGCCGACGAGGTGATCGACCCGCGTCCGTGGGCCGAGATGCTGCGGCAGATGACCACCTTCATGCCGGAATTCAGCTACCTCCCGCGCAAGTTCAAGATCGCGGTGATCGCGAGCGCCGAGGACCGGGTGGCGCTGCGCTGGCATGACTTCGCGCTGCGGATCGTCCGCAACGCGGCTGGCGAGATCGGGTTCGAGGTGTTCCTCGGCGGCGGCATGGGCCGCACGCCCTTCATCGCCTACCGCAGCCGCGAGTTCCTGCCCGCGAACCAGATCTTCAGCTACCTGCAGGCCGTCCTGCGCGTGTGGAACCGCCACGCGCGGCGTGACAACATCCACAAGCAGCGCATGAAGATCCTCGTCCACGACCTTGGGCAGGAGGAATTCACCCGCCAGGTGGAGGAGGCGTTCCAGCACTTCCTTTCGCTGGGCGAGGATTTCCCGCAGGCGGAATACGACCGGATCGCAGCCTACTTCGAACCGCCCGCGTTCGAGCAGGGGCTGAGCGACGAGATCGACCTGTCGGACCCCGCCTTCGCCGCCTGGGTCAAGCAGCAGGTCGTCGCGCACAAGGCGCCCGGTTACGCGATTGCCAACATCAGCCTGAAGCCGGTGGGCGGCATCCCGGGCGACATCTCCGCCGAGCAGATGGAGCTGGTCGCGGATCTGGCCGAGCGCTTCAGCTTGGACGAGCTGCGCTCCACCCACGCGCAGAACCTCGTCCTGCCGCACGTGCGCAAGGCGGATCTCCACACCGTCTGGCAGGCGCTCGTTTCGGCCGGACTGGCGGATGCGAACCTCGATCTGGTGACCGACGTGATCGCCTGTCCGGGCCTCGATTATTGCAGCCTGGCCAATGCGCGCTCCATCCCGGTCGCGCAGAAGATCGTCGAGCGGTTCGCGGATGCCGGGCGCCAGGCCGACATCGGCGAGCTCAAGATCAAGGTATCGGGCTGCATCAACGCCTGCGGTCACCACCACGCGGGCAACATCGGCATTCTCGGCGTCGATCGGAAAGGCAGCGAGAGCTACCAGCTCCTCCTCGGCGGATCAGGTGACGAGGACACGACGCAGGCGAAGATCGCCGGTCCAGGGTTCGACGAGGACGGCATCGTCGACGCGGTCGAACGCGCGGTGGAGCATTACCGCGTGATCCGCGAGGGCGGCGAACGCTTCATCGACACCTACCGCCGCGTCGGAATGGAAGGCTTCAAGGAGGCAATCTATGGCTGA
- a CDS encoding DUF934 domain-containing protein — translation MAESGNPTPAATEEFSAGLRFRDDAPADEPAVSLDAFLEQEEADSVRIEAGEDVTVLLPHLERLRLIEVDFPKFRDGRGFSTARMLREAGYTGEIKATGDVLVDLIFFMRRCGFDSFAPDKPIDPADAEVALTRWEHVYVPAADDRVPIWKLRHG, via the coding sequence ATGGCTGAGAGCGGCAACCCCACACCCGCCGCGACCGAGGAATTCTCGGCCGGTCTGCGTTTTCGCGACGATGCCCCGGCGGATGAGCCGGCAGTATCGCTCGATGCGTTCCTCGAACAGGAGGAAGCGGATTCGGTGCGCATCGAGGCGGGCGAGGACGTCACCGTGCTCCTCCCCCATCTCGAACGCCTGCGGCTGATCGAGGTGGACTTCCCGAAGTTCCGCGACGGCCGGGGCTTCTCCACCGCGCGGATGCTGCGTGAGGCGGGCTACACCGGAGAAATCAAGGCGACCGGCGACGTGCTGGTCGATCTCATCTTCTTCATGCGCCGCTGCGGCTTCGACAGCTTCGCGCCGGACAAGCCGATCGACCCCGCCGACGCGGAGGTGGCGCTGACCCGGTGGGAGCACGTCTATGTGCCCGCCGCGGATGACCGGGTGCCGATCTGGAAATTGCGCCATGGCTGA
- a CDS encoding phosphoadenylyl-sulfate reductase — translation MADLGIGRLVDRIDSAPRFAAADAIRLNQAYRASDTRAVLDAVLHEGVAGRVAVVSSFGAESAVLLHQVAQVASHTPVLFLDTGKHFPETLAYRDELVAHLGLTNLQVLAPDPALLDARDGNGLRWSFDPDGCCEIRKVLPLAAALAGFDATLTGRKAFQASTRANLPRFELDHSDALGRLKINPLIDWQADDLATYVAAHGLPPHPLVEAGYPSIGCSPCTSKVAPGEDPRSGRWKGWDKTECGIHSPVKLGPDGELPPGYEPFL, via the coding sequence ATGGCTGATCTCGGCATCGGCCGCCTCGTAGACCGGATCGACAGCGCGCCGCGCTTCGCCGCAGCCGACGCCATTCGCCTCAACCAGGCTTACCGCGCCAGCGACACGCGCGCGGTGCTCGACGCCGTGCTGCACGAAGGGGTGGCCGGGCGCGTGGCGGTCGTCTCCAGTTTCGGCGCGGAGAGCGCAGTCCTGCTGCACCAGGTGGCGCAGGTCGCCTCCCATACCCCGGTACTCTTCCTCGACACCGGCAAGCATTTCCCCGAAACGCTCGCCTATCGCGACGAGCTGGTCGCCCATCTCGGGCTGACCAATCTCCAGGTGCTGGCGCCCGATCCTGCCTTGCTGGATGCGCGCGACGGCAATGGCCTGCGTTGGTCGTTCGATCCCGACGGTTGCTGCGAGATTCGTAAAGTGCTGCCGCTCGCCGCCGCGCTGGCCGGTTTCGACGCGACGCTGACAGGGCGAAAGGCGTTCCAGGCGAGCACCCGGGCCAACCTGCCGCGGTTCGAGCTCGATCACTCCGATGCCCTGGGGCGGCTGAAGATCAACCCGCTGATCGACTGGCAGGCGGATGACCTTGCCACATACGTAGCGGCGCACGGCCTGCCGCCTCATCCGCTGGTGGAGGCTGGCTATCCCTCGATCGGCTGCTCGCCGTGCACCAGCAAGGTGGCGCCGGGGGAAGACCCGCGTTCGGGCCGGTGGAAGGGCTGGGACAAGACCGAGTGCGGCATTCACTCGCCGGTCAAGCTCGGGCCCGACGGCGAGCTGCCGCCGGGCTACGAACCGTTTCTCTGA
- a CDS encoding NAD-dependent epimerase/dehydratase family protein — translation MSKPLVALTGGTGFVGRATRGALEQAGYAVRGLARTVPQDAGGSTEWVQGGLGDRAAIERLVADAEAVVHVAGLTTATDPARFEEANVAGTMAMIESAARAGVRRFVFVSSLSAREPQLSAYGASKERAERLVMASGLDWTIVRPPGVYGPWDVDYLEMFKLARRGIVPVPPPGRSSLIHVHDLADLLVALVPPSESAVHRTFEPDDGHNGGWSHRELARVIGWAVGRRPMVIHLSRTMLTHAARADRLVRRSRARLTADRVGYMLHPDWLVDESRAVPAELWQPRIQTRDGIKATARWYREQGWL, via the coding sequence GTGAGCAAGCCGCTGGTTGCGCTCACCGGCGGTACCGGATTCGTCGGCCGGGCGACCCGCGGCGCGCTCGAGCAGGCGGGCTACGCCGTGCGCGGACTGGCGCGCACCGTGCCCCAGGATGCCGGCGGTTCGACCGAATGGGTGCAGGGCGGCCTGGGTGACCGGGCGGCGATCGAGCGGTTGGTGGCGGACGCGGAGGCGGTCGTACACGTCGCCGGGCTGACGACAGCGACTGATCCCGCCAGGTTCGAGGAGGCCAACGTCGCCGGCACCATGGCGATGATCGAGTCCGCCGCGCGGGCCGGCGTGCGGCGGTTCGTGTTCGTCTCCTCGCTCTCCGCGCGCGAGCCGCAGCTATCGGCCTATGGCGCTTCGAAGGAGCGGGCCGAACGGCTGGTCATGGCGAGCGGGCTGGACTGGACCATCGTGCGCCCGCCTGGCGTATACGGCCCGTGGGACGTCGATTATCTGGAGATGTTCAAGCTGGCGCGACGCGGCATCGTGCCGGTGCCGCCGCCCGGCCGCAGCTCGCTGATCCACGTTCATGACCTTGCCGATCTGCTCGTCGCGCTCGTTCCGCCCAGCGAGAGCGCGGTCCACCGTACTTTCGAGCCGGACGACGGCCACAACGGCGGGTGGTCGCATCGGGAGCTTGCCCGCGTGATCGGCTGGGCGGTCGGACGCCGGCCGATGGTGATTCATCTTTCGCGCACGATGCTGACCCACGCTGCGCGTGCCGATCGGCTGGTCCGCCGCTCCCGCGCGCGGCTGACTGCCGACCGTGTCGGCTACATGCTCCACCCCGACTGGCTGGTGGACGAGAGCCGCGCCGTGCCCGCCGAATTGTGGCAACCCCGCATCCAGACCCGCGACGGGATCAAGGCGACTGCCCGCTGGTACCGCGAGCAGGGCTGGCTCTGA
- the proB gene encoding glutamate 5-kinase, translated as MAITALSQIHDPALCARLVLKVGSALLVERGGAVRRQWLESLVAEIAAARVRGQQVVVVSSGAIALGAARLGLAQGGRANLADAQAAAAVGQIALSAVWAELLAAHGLTAAQMLVTLDDLEDRRRYLNASSTLARLLEQGAVPVVNENDSVATAEIRFGDNDRLAARVAQAAGADAVVLLSDVDGLFDRDPADPAAELVREVSGVDDTVRAMAGAGSGSGMGSGGMVSKLQAAEIAGRAGIALAIVNGTFQRALARAVEENRGTLFHAHRRDAGRKAWLGGRLAPAGVLTVDDGCASALEGGSSILAAGVVAVDGDFARGDLVAIHGRKGDRLAQGLVEYSAAECRAIAGRKAGEQAALLGYAPRSAVVHRDHMVLL; from the coding sequence ATGGCGATCACCGCGCTCTCCCAGATTCACGATCCCGCCCTGTGCGCCCGATTGGTGCTGAAGGTCGGCTCCGCGCTGCTGGTCGAGCGCGGGGGAGCCGTTCGCCGGCAGTGGCTCGAAAGCCTGGTCGCCGAGATCGCCGCGGCGCGGGTGCGCGGTCAGCAAGTCGTGGTGGTGAGTTCGGGCGCGATCGCGCTCGGTGCCGCGCGGCTCGGCCTCGCCCAGGGCGGCAGGGCGAACCTTGCCGACGCGCAGGCCGCCGCGGCGGTCGGCCAGATCGCGCTGTCTGCGGTCTGGGCCGAACTGCTCGCGGCGCATGGCCTCACGGCGGCGCAGATGCTCGTCACCCTCGACGACCTGGAGGATCGGCGGCGCTATCTCAACGCCTCGTCCACCCTCGCGCGGCTGCTCGAGCAGGGCGCTGTTCCGGTGGTCAACGAGAACGACAGCGTGGCCACCGCCGAAATCCGCTTCGGGGACAACGACCGGCTGGCGGCGCGGGTGGCTCAGGCGGCGGGCGCGGATGCGGTCGTGCTGCTCAGCGACGTGGACGGCCTGTTCGACCGCGACCCGGCGGATCCTGCCGCCGAGCTGGTGCGAGAGGTCAGCGGGGTGGACGATACCGTGCGCGCGATGGCGGGTGCGGGTTCCGGTTCGGGCATGGGGTCGGGCGGCATGGTCTCCAAGTTGCAGGCAGCGGAGATTGCCGGGCGTGCGGGGATCGCGCTGGCGATCGTCAACGGCACTTTCCAGCGCGCGCTCGCGCGCGCGGTGGAGGAGAATCGCGGCACCCTGTTCCACGCGCATCGCCGCGATGCAGGCCGCAAGGCGTGGCTCGGCGGGCGGCTGGCTCCGGCGGGCGTGCTGACGGTGGATGACGGCTGCGCCTCCGCTCTCGAAGGCGGGTCGAGCATACTGGCGGCTGGCGTGGTCGCGGTCGACGGCGATTTCGCGCGCGGCGACCTCGTCGCGATCCATGGGCGCAAGGGCGACCGGCTGGCGCAGGGGCTGGTGGAATATTCTGCCGCCGAGTGCCGCGCGATCGCCGGCCGCAAGGCGGGCGAGCAGGCGGCGCTGCTCGGCTATGCGCCGCGCTCGGCGGTCGTGCACCGCGATCACATGGTGCTGCTGTGA
- the obgE gene encoding GTPase ObgE → MHFLDQAKIYLKSGAGGPGAVSFRREKYVEYGGPDGGNGGKGGDIVFVAVAGLNTLIDFRYTQHFKAQRGGHGMGKDRTGASAPDLVIEVPVGTQILSEDKEEVLADFTEVGQRVVLLEGGMGGRGNASYKTSTNRAPRQHQQGIPAQEAWVWLRLKLLADVGLVGLPNAGKSTFINQVSNAQAKVGHYAFTTLVPKLGVVRHRNREFVLADIPGLIEGAADGAGIGDRFLGHIERCRVLIHLIDIGGVDPVEALRIVEDELAAYGEGLEDKPRLIALNKVDLADAELAEDYAKELRAAGADRIFFVSSATGAGIDRLLDAVLDYLPDRTATETKGGEVEEEPAGGGEWSPI, encoded by the coding sequence ATGCATTTTCTCGACCAGGCCAAGATCTACCTCAAGTCCGGAGCGGGCGGACCGGGGGCTGTCAGCTTCCGGCGAGAGAAGTACGTCGAATACGGCGGGCCCGATGGTGGCAATGGCGGCAAGGGCGGGGACATCGTGTTCGTGGCGGTTGCCGGCCTCAATACGCTGATCGACTTTCGCTACACCCAGCACTTCAAGGCGCAGCGCGGCGGGCATGGGATGGGCAAGGACCGCACCGGCGCCTCCGCGCCCGACCTCGTGATCGAGGTGCCGGTCGGCACCCAGATCCTGTCGGAGGACAAGGAAGAGGTGCTCGCCGATTTCACCGAAGTCGGCCAGCGTGTTGTCCTGCTCGAAGGCGGCATGGGCGGTCGCGGCAACGCGAGCTACAAGACCAGCACAAATCGCGCGCCGCGCCAGCACCAGCAGGGCATTCCCGCGCAGGAAGCGTGGGTCTGGCTGCGGCTCAAGTTGCTGGCGGACGTCGGACTCGTCGGGCTGCCCAACGCCGGCAAGAGCACTTTCATCAACCAGGTCTCCAACGCGCAGGCGAAAGTGGGACACTATGCCTTCACCACGCTGGTGCCCAAGCTGGGCGTGGTGCGCCATCGCAATCGCGAATTCGTGCTGGCTGACATTCCCGGCCTGATCGAGGGCGCTGCCGACGGGGCTGGCATCGGCGATCGTTTCCTCGGCCATATCGAGCGCTGCCGGGTGTTGATCCACCTGATAGACATCGGCGGAGTGGACCCGGTCGAGGCGCTGCGCATCGTCGAGGACGAGCTTGCCGCCTATGGAGAAGGGCTGGAGGATAAGCCGCGACTGATCGCCCTCAACAAGGTCGATCTCGCGGACGCCGAGCTGGCGGAAGATTACGCCAAGGAACTGCGCGCCGCGGGCGCCGACAGGATCTTTTTCGTATCGAGCGCGACCGGCGCGGGGATCGACCGCCTGCTCGACGCAGTGCTCGATTATCTGCCCGACCGCACCGCGACCGAAACCAAGGGCGGCGAAGTGGAGGAAGAGCCAGCCGGCGGCGGCGAGTGGTCGCCGATCTAG